The nucleotide window ACCATCCTCTCCTTCATGTGGGTCGTTTACAAAATGGTGTGCGGCATGTTTGTCGACCCAGAAGAGTTAAACGACGCTAAGAAGCCCACCGCCGTCTCCACTGCTGACGTGTCCCCTCCGGCTGTGGTGGCACCACGAGAACCCGTTCAGTTGGGAGATGTCACTGAGCAGGAGTTGAGAGCTTATAATGGGTCTGACCCAAGTAAGCCGCTTTTGATGGCGATTAAGGGCCAGATCTATGACGTGTCTGCTTCcaggtaatttatttatgttttgagttcttggtttttcaattttaaattttgatgataaagttttgttttctgatggtgaaaaattgaatattttttatgggTTGTATAGGGATTTGGAATGAATTTAGTGGGACAACCTAAAACAAAGCAATCTATATATATTCCAATGATGTCACACTATTTTTTGGATAGACCAGCCTAAAACAAAGCAAtctatatatatgagaaattccTCTTACAAATCATAGTAAATAAGCGACGTGGCACAAAGATTCAAAGCAATATCTCAACAAAATTTTATGGAACTTTAGTGGAGATTTTGAGGACTAAGTTTTATTAATGTTGTTGGGCAAAGTTGGAAGTGAGGCAATCTCAaaagttgaatttatttttgttcacaTAAGAGTTGAATTGGAATTATTGTGCATTAGGGTACAACTTCGTTTTATTTTACCAGTGCTACATGGCAAGGTTATAAATTGGATTGAGCAAGGACAATATTGGTGGATTTATGGAATGTGAAGGTGGGTGGAGGCATTTTTGTTGCGAATGTTGTCTTTTTACAAGTACATAGGCTtccaaataaaagaaaatttagatgcAGACTTGGAATCTTGACCCGAATTCTCAGTTAGCAGGAAGAGTTTTATGTATGTACAGATTAACTCTCCCGCGTGCTTTTCCTTGTATGAATTGACTATTGCTAGTTAGAGTTTGagttccaaattttataaaaaccaGAGCGTTTGCAGGAGAGAGCAGTTGTTCAAATAAGTTGAATTGGTATAAGAGAGTTCATTTTGTTGAAACAAATGATTTATGTTGTTTAATTGCCTAGAATCTTTTTTAGAAGAAGGAAGCTGTGACAACTAACCCTTAAGATGGAAAGATGGTTTATACTCACACTTGTCTTACTATTTGAATGCTGTGAACTTCAGTTCCTGTagttctggtttttttttttggctcctAAAACTGTTTTCAATATGGattttaaagggaaaatgagACAGGATATCCAATTAAAGTTTCTGGTTGGCTTCAGTTATTTGAATTGGGGATTCTGAATAGCAGATTGTGGACAGTAGAATTGTGGGAATTATAGTTTGTGTTCACTTAGGTTCTAAATTACACAAATCAAACTAAGAAAGGGGAAAGGAAGGCAAAAGTATTTGGTTAATGAAGTTAACTCTGATTTATATACGTTGCTGTTGCATTGTGTTAGAACCTGGTAATCTTACTGTAAATGTTTGTGATAATATTCCAAAGGCGAAACAGCACTCTCCTCAAGGAGTGTCAAGTCATGATTAGACAAAGCAAACTCCCAAGCCCAAACACAATATCCTTTACCAATCCATCCGGCCCAAGTACAACTCAATCAAACTCACTCCCACCCAAATTAAATCAGTCCAACTCACAATTCAATAAATTAGACTCAAAACTTACCCAAAACTTGATTAGATTATTCTTATGCCCAACCCACGTCCACCCAAACCAAAATATCACTCACTCAAGCCCACTCGATTATAATAGAACCCAAACCTATTCGAACAAATGATCCAGTTAAACCACCCTACTCATGTTTGACCTAacccaattattttttaatcatgcCTAATGAACCAGCCGAGCTTCACCCACTGACATAACCTAAACCCACTTAGATGGTTCGATGGATGTATTAATTCAATGGAAACATCTCATGACACGAGAGAATACTTGGGAACAATTTGACATAATCAAGGAACAATTTCCCTCCCTTGAACTTGAGGACAAATCCAACACTACAACTAACACATCAGCCCAAAATGGCAAGGTGGATGAATCTTCTACTACAACCAGCAAATCAACCCAACAAGGCAACATTACAACCAGCAAATCAACCCAACATGACAATACATGCAACATAAAAAGGGAGGCATTAGGAAGAGAAGAGTTTGGTTCAATTAAGAGGGTAGGCGTGAGTCCATGGGGGAGCTGGTACCCCTttaccagtttttttttttttttaattttcttgttttgttgTTTCTACTTTTCCAGTTGTGTGAGAGATTGAACTATATATAGTTAATAGTTGGTGattgattataataaataagagtaGTTGATTATTCCATATACCAATTGTGGCTGTGTTTGAATTATTATTGTGAACATGTACAATAAGATTGACAGGTTCTAACACATTGTTACTCATTAGGATTTTGGTGTTTCTCAATCTGAAAATTtgatattcaataattttgaaattcaattaaaaatctgTACGAAGCTTTCCATGGTGTCTTTTAAGCACTTCTATATTCATACATAAGCTTTTTCTGTTGAATAGTTGTTCTGCCAACTGGCTGTAATGTTGCTAATGCTATATTCAGTTTTTTTTAGCCGAGATAATGGTGTCTTGTtttcattgtatttttattctcttaaaaaaattttttccttaggaaaaagaaattgagtAGTTTCTATTTTGTGAACATTGATTTTGATTGACCTTTATCTGCAGGATGTTTTATGGTCCTGGAGGGCCATATGCGATGTTTGCTGGAAGGGATGCCAGTAGAGCCTTAGCTCTGCTGTCTTTTGACCCACAAGACCTCACTGGAAACATTGAAGGTCTTAGTGAAGACCAGCTTGAAATTCTACAGGATTGGGAGTACAAATTCATGGAAAAATATGTCAAGGTTGGGCAGCTTGTTTCTGAAAAAACACAGAAACACAATGAAAATGCTAAAGAGCATGATAATTAAAATCAGGACGGAGTTGAAATAATACAAACTTTGCCTGTGTAATTTAGaaacttgtataatatagtTCTATCTTGTAGAATCTCttctcttttgaatttgatttggtcTCCTCTTGCATCATACATACAGGAAACATACTTGCCTTGTACATTTGCATGAATGTCAATCCATATGCGTCGCCATCTTGATATACTCATAGTATTGTTCAATTTTCCGGTATGCATATTTATTCAGAACTGAAGAATTTAGATTGCCAGAATGAATAGGTTTAATTTCCTGTTACAAGTCGATAACTCATTACTTGTGAAGAAAGATGCCTCAATAATTTCAAGTTCTCCTAATG belongs to Mangifera indica cultivar Alphonso chromosome 2, CATAS_Mindica_2.1, whole genome shotgun sequence and includes:
- the LOC123199236 gene encoding membrane steroid-binding protein 2-like, whose protein sequence is MALYTTVMDAVTTYTGLSPAAFFTILSFMWVVYKMVCGMFVDPEELNDAKKPTAVSTADVSPPAVVAPREPVQLGDVTEQELRAYNGSDPSKPLLMAIKGQIYDVSASRMFYGPGGPYAMFAGRDASRALALLSFDPQDLTGNIEGLSEDQLEILQDWEYKFMEKYVKVGQLVSEKTQKHNENAKEHDN